A window of the Henckelia pumila isolate YLH828 chromosome 3, ASM3356847v2, whole genome shotgun sequence genome harbors these coding sequences:
- the LOC140893125 gene encoding triacylglycerol lipase 2-like: protein MSWLLNSPDKALPLILADNGFDVWISNTRGTRFSRRHLTLDPAKPEYWDWTWDELVIHELPTMADMIFNQTAQKFHYVGHSLGTLVALAAFSEGKLSDRIKSAALLSPIAYLNHMTTALGIVAAKSFVGEAISILGLSEFNPKGAQEEAFMKTLCNHPEVNCYDMLSAITGNNCCLNESTIEIAIKNEPQSTSTKNLIHLSQTVRNAKLSKYDYGSAQLNIQHYGAPDPPVYDLSKISGDIPLLLSYGGRDALSDVKDVEDLLDALKLDKSVQVQYVKNYAHVDFVMGVTAKDLIYNRVMSFFRNQ from the exons ATGTCATGGTTGCTGAATTCACCCGACAAGGCGTTGCCGCTGATTTTGGCCGATAACGGATTCGACGTTTGGATTTCAAATACAAGAGGAACCAGATTCAGTCGTCGACATCTCACCCTTGATCCCGCCAAGCCG GAATATTGGGATTGGACATGGGACGAGTTGGTGATTCACGAATTACCCACTATGGCGGACATGATTTTCAACCAAACTGCTCAGAAATTTCACTACGTTGGACATTCCTTG GGGACTTTGGTGGCATTGGCGGCATTTTCAGAGGGAAAGCTGAGTGATAGGATAAAATCAGCAGCATTGTTGAGTCCCATTGCGTATTTAAATCACATGACCACAGCCCTCGGTATTGTAGCAGCCAAATCTTTCGTTGGTGAA GCGATTTCGATATTGGGCTTGTCGGAGTTCAATCCCAAAGG CGCACAAGAGGAAGCATTTATGAAAACTCTATGTAACCATCCGGAAGTCAATTGCTATGACATGTTATCAGCAATCACgg GAAATAATTGCTGCCTGAATGAATCAACCATAGAGATTGCCATCAAGAATGAACCCCAATCTACTTCAACAAAGAACCTAATTCACTTGTCCCAAA CTGTGCGAAATGCAAAACTATCGAAATATGACTACGGAAGCGCTCAGCTTAATATACAACATTACGGTGCACCCGACCCGCCCGTTTATGATTTGTCGAAGATCTCGGGGGACATCCCTCTCTTGCTGAGCTACGGAGGGCGAGATGCGTTGTCGGATGTTAAAGATGTGGAAGATTTGCTCGATGCATTGAAATTGGACAAGTCGGTGCAGGTTCAATACGTCAAGAATTATGCTCATGTCGATTTTGTGATGGGTGTTACGGCCAAAGATTTGATTTATAATCGGGTCATGTCATTTTTTAgaaatcaataa